One region of Betaproteobacteria bacterium genomic DNA includes:
- a CDS encoding glycerate kinase, with protein MMNPRDILRRLFDAAIAAADPALCVPPHLPPDDGGRLIVIGAGKASAAMARAVEQHWSGPLEGLVVTRYGHGVPCERIQIVEASHPVPDAAGEAAALSIFEQISGLTVEDRVLALISGGGSALLAAPAPDVPLAEKRGLTSALLRSGASIGEINCLRKHLSALKGGRLAAAAWPASVLTLAISDVPGDDPAVIASGPTVGDPTTCADALRVLDFYHIAIPSELRQRLRSGDLETPKPGDPRLAHSEFRQIASPRQMLEAAAEEAQRLGITPLILGDAIEGEAREVGKVMAGIAQSCARHGFPAQKPCVLLSGGETSVTMKGDGRGGRNTEFLLSLALALDGAPGIHALAADTDGIDGSEDNAGAFVTPDTPPRARALGLDLRARLANNDAWSCFSELGDLLVTGPTLTNVNDFRAILVE; from the coding sequence ATGATGAATCCACGTGACATTCTGCGCCGCCTGTTCGACGCAGCCATCGCAGCCGCCGACCCGGCCTTGTGCGTGCCGCCGCATTTGCCGCCGGATGATGGTGGGCGGTTGATCGTCATTGGCGCCGGCAAGGCATCGGCGGCGATGGCGCGGGCGGTCGAGCAGCATTGGTCCGGGCCGCTGGAAGGTCTGGTCGTCACGCGCTACGGCCACGGTGTGCCGTGCGAACGGATCCAAATCGTCGAGGCATCGCACCCGGTGCCGGACGCTGCCGGCGAGGCCGCTGCACTTTCCATTTTTGAGCAAATTTCCGGGTTGACCGTGGAAGACCGTGTTCTGGCGCTGATTTCCGGTGGCGGCTCGGCTTTGCTGGCGGCGCCAGCACCTGATGTGCCGCTGGCCGAAAAGCGGGGGCTGACCTCGGCCTTGCTGCGCTCGGGGGCGAGTATTGGCGAGATCAACTGCTTGCGCAAGCATCTGTCTGCGCTCAAGGGCGGCCGACTGGCCGCAGCCGCCTGGCCGGCCTCGGTGCTGACGCTGGCTATTTCCGATGTGCCCGGCGACGACCCGGCGGTCATCGCTTCCGGCCCAACCGTGGGCGACCCGACGACCTGTGCCGATGCACTGCGGGTGCTCGATTTTTACCATATCGCCATCCCGTCCGAGCTGCGCCAGCGACTGCGATCCGGCGATCTGGAAACGCCCAAGCCGGGCGATCCCCGTCTTGCCCACAGTGAATTTCGCCAGATCGCCAGCCCGCGCCAGATGCTCGAAGCTGCCGCGGAGGAGGCGCAACGCCTCGGCATTACGCCGCTCATCCTGGGTGACGCGATCGAAGGCGAGGCGCGGGAAGTCGGCAAGGTCATGGCCGGCATCGCGCAATCCTGCGCTCGACACGGCTTTCCCGCCCAAAAGCCCTGCGTCCTGCTCTCTGGCGGTGAAACATCGGTGACGATGAAAGGCGATGGGCGCGGCGGACGCAACACCGAATTCCTGCTCAGCCTGGCGCTGGCGCTCGACGGTGCGCCCGGCATTCATGCGCTGGCCGCCGATACCGACGGCATCGATGGCAGCGAAGACAATGCCGGGGCTTTCGTCACACCCGATACACCGCCACGGGCAAGGGCGCTTGGACTGGATCTGCGCGCCAGGCTGGCCAATAACGATGCCTGGAGCTGTTTTTCCGAACTCGGTGATTTGCTCGTCACCGGCCCGACACTGACCAACGTGAACGACTTCCGCGCCATCCTCGTAGAATGA
- a CDS encoding FAD-binding protein: MNAPDPVFTTDLDILTRRLRLFLPAHCLLVGEEDLRPYECDGLTAYRELPLAVCLPETEVQVIDILRTCHSLGVPVVARGAGTGLSGGAMPHAQGVVLSLARFNKILRVDRAARLAVVQPGVRNLAVSEAAAPFGLYYAPDPSSQIACTLGGNVAENSGGVHCLKYGLTVHNVLRIRVVSIEGEVFEIGSEAPDAPGYDLLALMIGSEGMLGVVTEVTVKLVPKPELAQVVMASFADVAKAGDAVAAIIAAGIIPAGLEMMDRAATAAVEPFVKAGYDMNAEAILLCESDGTPEEVAEEIARVAEVLNAAGASEIRVSLSEAERLRFWAGRKAAFPAVGRITPDYYCMDGTIPRKRLAEMLSAIAEMERKYGLRCANVFHAGDGNLHPLIMYDAAQPGNWERAEAFGAEILEMSVALGGSITGEHGVGIEKINQMCVQYATPEIEAFHRVKAAFDETGLLNPGKAVPSLHRCAEYGRMHVHHGDVKFPELERF, translated from the coding sequence ATGAACGCTCCTGACCCCGTCTTCACAACCGATCTCGACATCCTGACCCGGCGCCTTCGGCTGTTTCTGCCGGCGCATTGTCTTCTGGTCGGTGAAGAGGATTTACGCCCCTACGAGTGCGATGGCCTGACCGCCTACCGCGAACTGCCGCTCGCCGTCTGTCTGCCGGAAACCGAGGTGCAGGTCATCGACATCCTGCGCACCTGCCACAGCCTCGGCGTGCCGGTGGTCGCCCGGGGGGCTGGCACGGGCTTGTCAGGTGGTGCGATGCCGCACGCTCAAGGCGTGGTTTTGTCGCTGGCTCGCTTCAACAAGATTCTGCGGGTTGATCGTGCGGCGCGGCTGGCCGTGGTGCAGCCCGGCGTGCGCAACCTGGCCGTCTCGGAAGCGGCGGCGCCCTTCGGTCTCTACTACGCGCCAGATCCCTCATCGCAGATTGCCTGCACGCTGGGCGGTAACGTGGCCGAAAACTCCGGTGGCGTGCATTGCCTGAAATACGGCCTGACCGTACACAACGTGCTGCGCATCCGCGTCGTCAGCATTGAGGGCGAGGTTTTTGAGATCGGTTCCGAGGCGCCGGATGCGCCGGGCTATGACTTGCTGGCGCTGATGATCGGCTCGGAAGGCATGCTCGGCGTTGTCACCGAAGTCACCGTCAAGCTGGTGCCCAAGCCGGAACTGGCGCAGGTGGTCATGGCCTCCTTCGCCGACGTCGCCAAGGCCGGCGACGCCGTGGCCGCGATCATCGCCGCCGGCATCATTCCGGCCGGGCTGGAGATGATGGACAGGGCTGCGACGGCAGCGGTCGAGCCCTTTGTCAAAGCCGGCTACGACATGAACGCCGAAGCCATTCTGCTCTGCGAGTCGGACGGCACGCCGGAAGAGGTCGCCGAGGAAATCGCCCGTGTCGCCGAGGTTTTGAACGCCGCTGGCGCCAGCGAGATCCGCGTCTCGCTATCCGAAGCCGAGCGCCTGCGCTTTTGGGCCGGGCGCAAGGCGGCATTTCCGGCGGTCGGCCGAATCACGCCGGACTACTACTGCATGGACGGCACTATTCCGCGCAAGCGGCTGGCCGAAATGCTGTCGGCGATCGCCGAGATGGAGCGCAAATACGGCCTGCGCTGCGCCAACGTCTTCCACGCCGGCGACGGCAACCTGCATCCGCTGATCATGTACGACGCCGCGCAGCCGGGCAATTGGGAACGCGCTGAAGCCTTCGGCGCCGAAATCCTCGAAATGTCAGTGGCCTTGGGCGGCTCAATCACCGGTGAGCACGGCGTCGGCATCGAGAAAATCAACCAGATGTGCGTCCAGTACGCGACGCCGGAAATTGAGGCTTTTCATCGCGTCAAGGCGGCGTTCGATGAAACGGGACTGCTCAACCCGGGCAAGGCCGTGCCCAGCCTGCACCGCTGCGCCGAATATGGGCGCATGCACGTTCATCATGGCGACGTTAAATTCCCTGAACTGGAGCGTTTCTGA
- the glcE gene encoding glycolate oxidase subunit GlcE encodes MQLDDIVAAVKAAHDNRTPLRIRGAGSKDFYGGMLAGEILDVSGYRGIVAYEPTELYITAQCGTSLAEIEAVLAEKGQMLAFEPPHFGGATVGGGVAAGLSGPRRQQAGAVRDFVLGVKLVDGSGQVLNFGGQVMKNVAGYDVSRLIAGSLGTLGVIAEITLKVLPRPVAEQTLVFDCDAREAIRRLNEWGGQPMPISASFWFEGQLWLRLSGARAAVEAAIGKLGGDPMVNPESHWNSIKEQTHAAFDGSLLWRLSVPSTAPCPGLDGLRAIEWGGAQRWYAGEQAAVREASARIGGHAVLYRAPESLRCLEGAFAPLQPALLALHRRLKEAFDPKGILNPGRLYAEF; translated from the coding sequence ATGCAGCTTGACGACATTGTTGCCGCCGTCAAGGCAGCACACGATAATCGAACGCCGCTGCGTATCCGCGGTGCCGGCAGCAAGGATTTCTACGGCGGCATGCTGGCCGGGGAAATCCTCGATGTTTCCGGTTATCGCGGCATTGTTGCCTACGAACCGACTGAGCTCTACATCACCGCCCAATGCGGCACGTCGCTTGCAGAAATCGAGGCAGTGCTGGCGGAAAAAGGTCAGATGCTGGCTTTTGAACCGCCACATTTCGGTGGTGCTACGGTGGGCGGCGGCGTTGCCGCGGGTTTGTCCGGCCCACGCCGCCAGCAAGCGGGAGCGGTGCGTGACTTCGTGCTGGGGGTGAAGCTGGTCGATGGCTCCGGTCAGGTGCTGAACTTTGGCGGCCAGGTTATGAAGAACGTGGCGGGCTACGACGTTTCGCGCCTGATCGCCGGCAGCCTTGGTACGCTGGGGGTAATCGCCGAGATTACGCTCAAGGTGCTGCCCAGGCCGGTTGCCGAGCAGACGCTGGTTTTTGACTGCGATGCCAGAGAGGCGATACGCCGGCTTAACGAGTGGGGCGGCCAACCTATGCCGATTTCTGCTTCCTTCTGGTTCGAAGGACAACTGTGGTTGCGTCTTTCCGGAGCGCGGGCGGCAGTCGAGGCAGCAATTGGAAAACTGGGTGGAGATCCTATGGTCAACCCGGAAAGCCACTGGAATTCAATAAAAGAACAGACCCACGCCGCGTTCGATGGCAGCCTGCTGTGGCGACTTTCGGTGCCATCGACGGCGCCTTGTCCAGGCTTGGACGGCCTGCGTGCCATCGAGTGGGGCGGTGCCCAGCGCTGGTATGCCGGCGAGCAGGCCGCTGTGCGCGAGGCCTCGGCCCGAATCGGTGGCCATGCCGTGCTCTACCGCGCGCCGGAGTCATTGCGCTGCCTGGAAGGCGCGTTTGCGCCGTTGCAGCCGGCGTTGCTGGCGCTGCATCGTCGCCTGAAAGAGGCCTTCGACCCGAAGGGTATTCTCAACCCCGGCCGTCTGTACGCGGAGTTTTAG
- the glcF gene encoding glycolate oxidase subunit GlcF, with protein sequence MDTKLTDELRATHAGQVAEDILRKCVHCGFCTATCPTYQILGDELDGPRGRIYLIKQVLEGKPVTEKTRTHLDRCLTCRACETTCPSGVKYSHLLDIGRQVVEDRLPRSLGESLPRALLRAVLPRPALFGAAVKLGRAFRPLLPSRLADKLPPAQAAGAPWPKTEGNPRRMLALAGCVQPALAPNINAATARVLDKLGIELFEAEKAGCCGAVRFHLSDQEAAKNDMRRNIDAWWPHVEAGIEAIVVTASGCGVQVKDYGHILANDTVYREKAAKISILCRDPAEVLSAEQGALLSLLAARQDRRGKLAFHSPCTLQHGLHIRGSIETLLQAAGYDLTPVADSHLCCGSAGTYSILQPELAGKLRANKLAALTAGGPAQVATANIGCLTHLQAGSIVPVRHWIELIDEVLA encoded by the coding sequence ATGGATACCAAGCTGACAGACGAACTGCGCGCCACCCATGCTGGCCAGGTCGCCGAGGACATTCTCCGCAAGTGCGTGCACTGCGGATTTTGCACGGCAACTTGCCCGACCTACCAGATTTTGGGCGATGAACTCGACGGCCCGCGCGGCCGTATTTACCTGATCAAGCAAGTACTGGAAGGCAAGCCGGTTACGGAAAAAACACGGACCCATCTCGACCGCTGCCTGACTTGCCGCGCCTGCGAAACGACTTGCCCTTCGGGCGTCAAGTACAGCCATCTGCTGGATATCGGGCGACAAGTCGTAGAGGACAGATTGCCACGTTCGCTGGGCGAATCATTGCCGCGTGCCTTGCTTCGCGCTGTCTTGCCACGTCCGGCCCTGTTCGGCGCAGCGGTCAAGCTCGGCCGCGCTTTCCGTCCTTTGTTGCCCTCGCGCCTCGCCGACAAGCTGCCGCCGGCCCAGGCTGCCGGTGCGCCCTGGCCGAAAACGGAAGGTAATCCGCGTCGCATGCTGGCGCTGGCGGGCTGCGTGCAACCTGCGCTGGCGCCGAATATCAATGCGGCGACTGCCCGCGTTCTCGACAAGTTGGGTATCGAACTGTTTGAGGCGGAGAAGGCGGGCTGCTGCGGCGCCGTCCGCTTTCATCTGAGCGATCAGGAAGCGGCGAAGAATGACATGCGCCGCAATATCGACGCTTGGTGGCCACATGTCGAGGCGGGTATCGAAGCTATCGTGGTGACTGCCTCGGGTTGTGGCGTGCAGGTCAAGGATTACGGCCATATTCTCGCCAATGACACGGTCTACCGGGAAAAAGCGGCAAAAATCAGTATTTTGTGTCGCGATCCTGCCGAGGTCTTGAGTGCCGAACAAGGAGCACTCTTGTCATTGTTGGCGGCGCGTCAGGATCGACGTGGCAAACTGGCCTTTCATTCGCCCTGCACCCTGCAGCATGGCCTGCATATCCGTGGCAGTATCGAGACCTTGTTGCAGGCGGCTGGGTACGATTTGACGCCGGTTGCTGACAGCCATCTGTGCTGTGGTTCAGCCGGCACTTATTCAATTTTGCAGCCCGAGTTGGCCGGTAAGTTGCGCGCCAACAAGCTGGCTGCGCTCACGGCCGGTGGGCCGGCGCAGGTGGCAACGGCGAATATTGGCTGTCTGACGCATCTGCAGGCCGGTAGCATCGTGCCGGTTCGGCACTGGATTGAATTGATTGACGAGGTTCTTGCATGA
- a CDS encoding HDOD domain-containing protein, producing the protein MSSAPTSVFEITKSQGADDAGRIKRLLENGVKIPAQPRVLEELSQHMKRSELDVRVLAKVINQDPGLTAMLFKVVGNSAYRQHQPFASVEEILHAVGVRQTFNLVQAIALSSMGDIKKYRQVYEAFWARSHAVGQLAMLVADERIAVCNIFPDQAYLAGIFHDCGVPLLMQRFPTYCNEMKLGTPGIWTDLGEEDRKFNADHCVVGYLVARHWHLPEFICDAIRYHHAIGDLGLPEARSMVAIVQLAIDIYYRDQRIPNMEWESLKDDVLPELGLSEDALPEFVDVILERFGNGAGL; encoded by the coding sequence ATGAGTAGTGCCCCAACATCGGTTTTTGAAATTACCAAGTCGCAGGGGGCTGACGACGCTGGCCGTATCAAGCGATTGCTTGAAAACGGCGTGAAAATTCCGGCCCAGCCGAGAGTGCTGGAAGAGCTGAGCCAGCACATGAAACGCAGCGAGCTGGATGTGCGCGTGCTGGCCAAGGTCATCAATCAGGATCCCGGCTTGACGGCGATGCTCTTCAAGGTGGTCGGTAATTCCGCTTACCGGCAGCACCAGCCCTTCGCTTCAGTCGAGGAAATCCTGCACGCCGTTGGCGTTCGGCAAACCTTCAATCTGGTTCAGGCCATTGCGCTGTCGAGCATGGGGGATATCAAGAAATACCGTCAGGTGTACGAAGCCTTCTGGGCGCGCTCGCATGCCGTCGGCCAGCTGGCCATGCTGGTCGCTGACGAGAGAATCGCCGTCTGCAATATTTTCCCCGACCAGGCTTACCTGGCCGGCATCTTTCACGATTGCGGCGTACCGTTGCTGATGCAGCGCTTTCCGACTTACTGCAACGAGATGAAACTGGGGACGCCCGGTATCTGGACCGATCTGGGCGAAGAGGACCGCAAATTCAATGCGGACCATTGTGTGGTTGGCTATCTGGTTGCCCGTCACTGGCATCTGCCGGAATTCATCTGCGATGCCATCCGCTATCACCATGCCATCGGCGACCTGGGTCTGCCCGAGGCGCGTAGCATGGTTGCCATTGTCCAGTTGGCCATCGACATCTATTACCGCGATCAGCGCATTCCCAACATGGAATGGGAGAGTCTCAAAGACGATGTTCTGCCTGAGCTGGGCCTGAGCGAAGATGCCCTGCCGGAATTCGTCGATGTCATCCTTGAACGTTTCGGAAACGGTGCAGGCTTGTAA
- a CDS encoding serine/threonine-protein phosphatase, which yields MPIAVDACAAQHQGDRKEQQDRVAILAHPRKRGVALAVVADGMGGHTGGALAAEQVVHTAKTNLEQFFSIDENPQLMLQNSMREAHTMIKASRFMNEMDPHSTAVMLLLQPGRITWGHCGDSRLYHFRGTNLVNRSVDHSYVEYLISTGKITAEQALTHPNRNVLLASLGGQDDPKIALDETSDLAAGDAFVLCSDGLWAYFDDIELGVLIAQNSARQACEVLIDKARRRANGSGDNLSLAIIKLIDALPSKSTLRI from the coding sequence ATGCCGATAGCAGTCGATGCCTGTGCAGCACAGCATCAGGGAGATCGCAAGGAACAGCAGGATCGCGTTGCCATCCTGGCGCACCCGCGTAAACGCGGCGTGGCGCTGGCTGTCGTTGCCGATGGCATGGGCGGCCATACCGGTGGGGCCTTGGCCGCAGAGCAGGTCGTGCACACCGCCAAGACCAATCTCGAACAATTTTTTTCCATCGATGAAAACCCGCAATTGATGCTGCAAAACAGCATGCGCGAGGCACATACGATGATCAAGGCGTCGCGTTTCATGAATGAAATGGACCCGCATAGCACCGCTGTGATGTTGCTGCTGCAGCCGGGTCGTATTACTTGGGGCCATTGCGGCGACAGTCGGCTCTACCATTTTCGGGGCACCAATCTGGTCAATCGTTCTGTTGATCACTCCTACGTCGAGTATTTGATTTCCACCGGAAAAATCACCGCCGAGCAGGCACTTACTCACCCCAACCGTAATGTGTTGCTGGCTTCGCTGGGCGGGCAGGATGATCCGAAAATTGCGCTTGATGAAACCAGTGATCTGGCCGCTGGCGACGCCTTCGTGCTGTGTTCCGATGGGCTTTGGGCTTATTTCGACGATATCGAACTCGGCGTGCTGATCGCGCAGAATTCGGCTCGCCAAGCTTGTGAAGTCCTGATCGACAAGGCGAGGCGGCGTGCCAACGGTAGCGGCGACAACCTTTCGTTGGCGATCATCAAGCTGATCGATGCGTTGCCGAGCAAGTCTACGTTACGCATCTGA
- a CDS encoding DEAD/DEAH box helicase yields MTFADLGLAPELLRAVLDEGYTKPTPIQAQAIPLVISGKDIMGGAQTGTGKTAAFTLPILQRILPFASSSPSPAKHPVRALILAPTRELAMQVFESVKTYSKHTPIRAMCAFGGVDIKPQIAELKRGVEILVATPGRLLDHVENKSVSFNSVQALVLDEADRMLDMGFVPDVTRILNMLPAQRQSLLFSATFSEEIKKLADTMLKSPVLIEVARRNQVSDTITHRVHPVSEYGKRGLLTKLLRSGEIRQCIVFMRTKQGCSRLTRELQRAGIKADAIHGDKSQLDRIKALEAFKGGETHALIATDVAARGLDVDDLPYVINYELPHTPEDYVHRIGRTGRAGKMGNAISLVSAREVCYLVDIEKLIKRPIEQIEVAGFEPEPEYEYPPGNKKKRSAPVVAPVAQRPERGERPERNTERSSRPERSDRNDRRPPRRNPMIAADGFDFSKPYEDNSPRGEVPDSPTVPARVDPHKPKRVVAALLGGLGRK; encoded by the coding sequence ATCACCTTTGCCGACCTCGGTCTGGCCCCGGAGCTCCTGCGTGCCGTCCTCGACGAAGGCTATACCAAGCCAACGCCGATTCAAGCGCAAGCCATTCCGCTCGTCATCAGCGGCAAGGACATCATGGGCGGCGCCCAGACTGGCACTGGCAAAACCGCTGCCTTCACGCTCCCCATCCTGCAGCGCATCCTGCCCTTCGCCAGCAGCAGCCCTTCACCGGCAAAACACCCCGTACGCGCCCTGATTCTCGCCCCGACCCGCGAACTGGCCATGCAGGTCTTCGAATCAGTCAAGACCTATAGCAAGCACACACCAATCCGTGCCATGTGCGCCTTCGGCGGTGTCGATATCAAACCGCAGATCGCCGAGCTGAAGCGAGGTGTCGAAATCCTCGTCGCAACACCGGGCAGACTGCTCGATCACGTTGAAAACAAGAGCGTCAGTTTCAATTCCGTGCAGGCGCTGGTTCTCGATGAAGCCGACCGCATGCTCGACATGGGCTTCGTACCTGACGTCACGCGAATCCTGAACATGCTGCCCGCCCAGCGCCAGAGCCTGCTCTTCTCGGCCACCTTCTCGGAAGAAATCAAGAAGCTCGCCGATACCATGCTGAAGTCGCCGGTGCTGATTGAAGTTGCTCGCCGCAACCAGGTTTCCGACACCATCACGCACCGCGTCCATCCGGTATCCGAATACGGCAAGCGTGGATTGCTGACCAAGTTGCTGCGATCCGGTGAAATCCGCCAATGCATTGTCTTCATGCGGACAAAACAGGGCTGTTCACGCCTGACCCGCGAACTTCAGCGCGCCGGCATCAAGGCAGATGCCATTCACGGCGACAAAAGCCAGCTTGACCGCATCAAAGCACTGGAGGCTTTCAAGGGCGGTGAAACGCATGCGCTCATCGCCACCGATGTTGCTGCCCGCGGGCTGGATGTTGATGACCTGCCCTACGTCATCAACTACGAACTGCCGCACACGCCGGAAGACTACGTGCACCGCATCGGCCGTACCGGTCGTGCCGGCAAGATGGGCAACGCCATTTCACTGGTCAGCGCCCGTGAAGTTTGCTATCTGGTCGATATCGAGAAACTGATCAAGCGCCCCATCGAGCAGATCGAAGTTGCCGGCTTCGAGCCGGAGCCGGAATACGAATACCCACCGGGCAACAAGAAAAAACGCAGCGCACCGGTCGTCGCGCCTGTCGCCCAGCGGCCTGAGCGTGGCGAGCGTCCCGAGCGCAACACTGAGCGTTCAAGCCGTCCGGAACGTAGCGACCGCAATGACCGTCGTCCGCCGCGTCGCAACCCAATGATCGCCGCAGATGGTTTTGACTTCAGCAAACCGTACGAAGACAACTCACCTCGCGGCGAAGTGCCGGATTCCCCGACCGTTCCCGCCCGTGTTGATCCGCACAAGCCAAAACGCGTGGTAGCTGCACTGCTTGGTGGTCTAGGCCGCAAGTAA